The following coding sequences lie in one Amycolatopsis cihanbeyliensis genomic window:
- a CDS encoding acylphosphatase, which yields MTRLTAWVHGQVQGVGFRWWTRSRALELGLVGSASNLADGRVEVIAEGSKDHCARLLAALRSGESPGRVDHVAERWSDPRGGIKGFAER from the coding sequence GTGACGCGCCTCACTGCCTGGGTGCACGGTCAGGTGCAGGGTGTCGGTTTCCGCTGGTGGACGCGCAGCAGGGCGCTGGAACTCGGACTGGTCGGCAGCGCGAGCAACCTCGCCGACGGGCGGGTCGAGGTGATCGCCGAGGGGTCGAAGGACCACTGTGCGCGGTTGTTGGCAGCCCTGCGATCGGGCGAGTCACCCGGTCGGGTGGATCACGTGGCGGAGCGGTGGAGCGACCCGCGCGGCGGCATCAAGGGATTCGCCGAACGCTGA
- a CDS encoding response regulator yields the protein MSVENGTVRQPAGDTVLVVDDEPQIVRALRINLAARGYRVVTAHDGSAALRAVAEVRPDVVVLDLGLPDMDGNEVIAGLRGWTSVPIIVLSARGDSSDKVRALDAGADDYVTKPFGMDELLARLRAAVRRSATSGQDEAGAVVETGSFTVDLVAKKVIRDGKEVHLTKTEWGVLELLVRNRGRLVAQKQLLHEVWGPAYDTESHYLRVYLAQLRRKLEREPSRPRHLLTEPGMGYRFEL from the coding sequence ATGAGCGTGGAGAACGGGACGGTGCGGCAGCCGGCCGGCGACACCGTTCTGGTGGTGGACGACGAGCCGCAGATCGTGCGCGCCCTGCGGATCAACCTGGCCGCCAGGGGATACCGGGTGGTGACCGCGCACGACGGCAGCGCGGCGCTGCGCGCGGTGGCCGAGGTGAGACCCGATGTCGTGGTGCTCGACCTCGGCCTGCCGGACATGGACGGCAACGAGGTGATCGCCGGGCTGCGTGGCTGGACCTCGGTGCCGATCATCGTGCTGTCCGCGCGTGGCGACTCCTCGGACAAGGTGCGGGCACTGGACGCGGGCGCGGACGACTACGTGACCAAGCCCTTCGGCATGGACGAGCTGCTGGCCCGGCTGCGGGCGGCGGTGCGCCGCTCGGCCACCTCCGGGCAGGACGAGGCCGGCGCGGTGGTGGAGACCGGCTCGTTCACCGTGGACCTGGTCGCGAAGAAGGTGATCCGGGACGGCAAGGAGGTGCACCTGACCAAGACCGAGTGGGGCGTGCTCGAGTTGCTGGTGCGCAACCGGGGACGGCTGGTCGCCCAGAAGCAGCTACTGCACGAGGTGTGGGGACCCGCCTACGACACCGAGTCCCACTACCTGCGGGTGTACCTCGCCCAGCTGCGCCGGAAGTTGGAGCGCGAGCCCTCCCGGCCCCGGCACCTGCTCACCGAGCCCGGCATGGGTTACCGCTTCGAACTCTAA
- a CDS encoding sensor histidine kinase, translating to MEREQTERVSSTGTRTGSRRGELRIYLGAAPGVGKTYAMLGEAARRLERGTDVVVGFVQTHGRRKTADLLEGHEVVPRKRIVHRGHELTEMDVEAILERAPEVAVVDELAHTNVPGSRNEKRWHDVRELLEAGITVLSTVNVQHLQSLNDVVERITGVRQQETIPDEVVRGAEQVELVDITPEALRRRLAHGNVYAAERIDAALSNYFRAGNLTALRELALLWVADQVDIALQRYRAEERITDTWEARERVVVAITGGPESETLIRRATRIATRAGAELLVLHILRGDGLAGPGSVAVGPSVLGRCRQLAEEVGATFHTVVGDHVPRALLDFARGVNATQLVLGTSRRSRFDRLLDEGIGAAVVHDSGPIDVHMVTHEEAAGRLRRRFARSALRPSRQLLGWVLALAVPALATAVGVAFRPALDLSTNVVDYFLAITIVALVGGLGPALLAAVLSGLLLNFFFTEPFHTFTVHAQSNVITLIAMVVVAVLVALVVDMAARRAKQASSAGTEATLLASYARTVLTDPRPLERLLEKVRENFGLSSVTLLERREGRWHRVASTGPDPCAEPDSADADIAVTAEVHLVLRGRTLPAADRRALEAAAGQALLALRQQRMAATAAQAERKAAANELRTALLSAVGHDLRTPLTSIKAAVGSLRAQDIELSPEDTDELLATVEESADRLVGLVNNLLDSSRLASGAVSPLLRPVGYDEVVSYALANVDGAAAVRVSVDERLPMVFADPGLLERVVANVVDNALRHGGGHEPVAVRASTHAEQVELRVVDHGRGLPKGAAESAFAPFQRLGDRGNTPGVGLGLSVAKGFMEAMGGTIRAEDTPGGGLTVVISLPARRESGVNLP from the coding sequence ATGGAACGGGAGCAGACTGAGCGCGTGAGCTCCACAGGCACGCGAACCGGGTCGCGCAGGGGAGAGCTACGGATCTACCTCGGCGCGGCCCCCGGCGTGGGCAAGACCTACGCGATGCTCGGCGAGGCCGCGCGGCGGCTCGAGCGAGGAACCGACGTGGTGGTGGGCTTCGTGCAGACGCACGGCAGGCGGAAGACAGCCGACCTGCTCGAGGGGCACGAGGTCGTGCCGCGCAAGCGCATCGTCCATCGTGGCCACGAGCTGACCGAGATGGACGTCGAGGCGATCCTGGAACGGGCGCCCGAGGTGGCGGTCGTGGACGAGCTGGCGCACACCAACGTCCCCGGCTCGCGCAACGAGAAGCGCTGGCACGACGTCAGGGAGCTGCTCGAAGCCGGGATCACCGTGCTGTCCACCGTGAACGTTCAGCACCTGCAGAGCCTCAACGACGTGGTGGAGCGGATCACCGGTGTCCGGCAGCAGGAGACCATCCCGGACGAGGTGGTGCGCGGTGCCGAGCAGGTCGAGCTGGTCGACATCACGCCGGAGGCGCTGCGGCGCAGGCTCGCGCACGGCAACGTGTACGCGGCGGAGAGGATCGATGCCGCGCTGAGCAACTACTTCCGGGCGGGAAACCTCACCGCGCTGCGCGAGCTGGCCCTGCTGTGGGTCGCCGACCAGGTCGACATCGCGCTTCAGCGTTACCGCGCCGAGGAACGCATCACCGACACCTGGGAGGCCCGCGAGCGGGTGGTCGTCGCGATCACCGGCGGGCCGGAGAGCGAGACGCTGATCCGGCGGGCCACCCGGATCGCCACGCGCGCGGGGGCCGAGCTGCTGGTGCTGCACATCCTGCGCGGCGACGGCCTGGCCGGGCCCGGTTCGGTCGCCGTAGGACCCAGCGTGCTCGGGCGCTGCAGGCAACTCGCCGAGGAGGTCGGCGCGACCTTCCACACCGTCGTCGGGGACCACGTGCCGAGGGCCCTGCTGGATTTCGCCCGCGGGGTCAACGCCACGCAGCTCGTGCTCGGCACCTCGCGGCGGTCCCGTTTCGACCGGCTGCTCGACGAGGGCATCGGCGCGGCGGTCGTGCACGACTCGGGTCCGATCGACGTGCACATGGTGACCCACGAGGAGGCGGCGGGCAGGCTGCGCCGCAGGTTCGCCCGCAGCGCGCTGAGGCCCTCGCGGCAGCTACTCGGCTGGGTGCTCGCGCTGGCCGTGCCGGCCCTGGCGACCGCGGTCGGGGTCGCGTTCCGGCCGGCGCTGGACCTCTCCACGAACGTGGTGGACTACTTCCTGGCCATCACCATCGTCGCGCTGGTCGGCGGGCTCGGCCCGGCCCTGCTGGCCGCGGTGCTGTCCGGGTTGCTGCTGAACTTCTTCTTCACCGAGCCCTTTCACACGTTCACGGTCCACGCGCAGAGCAACGTGATCACGCTGATCGCGATGGTGGTGGTCGCGGTGCTGGTGGCGCTGGTGGTGGACATGGCCGCGCGCCGGGCGAAGCAGGCTTCCAGCGCCGGCACCGAGGCGACGCTGCTCGCCTCCTACGCGCGGACCGTGCTCACCGATCCGCGGCCGCTGGAGCGGTTGCTGGAGAAGGTGCGGGAGAACTTCGGGCTCAGTTCGGTGACCCTGCTGGAGCGGCGGGAGGGTCGCTGGCACCGGGTGGCCAGTACCGGCCCCGATCCGTGCGCGGAACCGGACAGCGCCGACGCGGATATCGCGGTGACCGCCGAGGTCCACTTGGTGCTGCGCGGGCGCACCCTGCCCGCCGCCGACCGCAGGGCGCTGGAGGCGGCGGCCGGGCAGGCGCTGCTCGCGTTGCGGCAGCAGCGGATGGCGGCCACGGCCGCGCAGGCCGAGCGCAAGGCGGCGGCCAACGAGCTGCGGACCGCGCTGCTCTCGGCCGTGGGTCACGACCTGCGCACCCCGCTGACCTCGATCAAGGCCGCCGTGGGCAGCCTGCGGGCACAGGACATCGAGCTGTCCCCCGAGGACACCGACGAACTGCTCGCCACGGTGGAGGAGTCGGCCGACCGGCTGGTGGGCCTGGTGAACAACCTGCTGGACTCCTCCCGGCTGGCCTCCGGCGCGGTGAGCCCGCTGCTGCGCCCGGTCGGCTACGACGAGGTGGTGTCCTACGCGCTGGCCAATGTGGACGGCGCGGCCGCGGTGCGGGTCTCGGTCGACGAGCGGCTGCCGATGGTGTTCGCCGATCCCGGCCTGCTGGAGCGGGTGGTGGCCAATGTGGTGGACAACGCGCTGCGACACGGCGGCGGCCACGAACCGGTCGCGGTGCGCGCCAGTACCCACGCCGAGCAGGTGGAGCTGCGGGTGGTCGACCACGGCAGGGGACTGCCGAAGGGCGCGGCGGAGTCGGCCTTCGCGCCGTTCCAGCGGCTCGGGGACCGGGGCAACACCCCCGGTGTGGGACTCGGCCTCTCCGTCGCGAAGGGCTTCATGGAGGCCATGGGCGGCACGATCCGGGCCGAGGACACACCGGGCGGCGGACTGACCGTGGTGATCTCCTTGCCGGCGAGACGGGAGAGCGGAGTGAACCTGCCATGA
- a CDS encoding potassium-transporting ATPase subunit C, with translation MKNLVKQSMAGLRVLLVFTVLLGVVYPLGVWLVSRLPGLQHHAEGSVVLRDGHAVGSELIGVDPVFPGRPTADPWFHNRPSAGAAGPLGPGDPAASGGSNRGSFDPELVAAVRERKRAVAAREGVRPDAVPADAVTASASGVDPAISGAYAELQVPRVARNNGLPEDRVRELVRRHTSGLGVGVPVVTVLPLNLAVQDAASG, from the coding sequence ATGAAGAACCTCGTCAAACAGTCCATGGCGGGCCTGCGGGTGCTGCTGGTGTTCACCGTCCTGCTCGGGGTGGTGTACCCGCTCGGGGTATGGCTGGTGTCCCGGCTGCCCGGGTTGCAGCACCACGCGGAAGGCTCGGTCGTGCTGCGGGACGGTCACGCGGTCGGCTCCGAGCTGATCGGCGTCGACCCGGTGTTCCCCGGGCGGCCTACCGCGGACCCGTGGTTCCACAACCGGCCCTCGGCCGGTGCCGCCGGCCCGCTCGGCCCCGGTGACCCCGCGGCGAGCGGTGGCAGCAACCGGGGCTCGTTCGATCCCGAGCTGGTCGCCGCGGTGCGCGAGCGCAAGCGGGCCGTCGCCGCCCGCGAGGGTGTGCGCCCGGACGCGGTGCCCGCCGACGCGGTGACCGCGTCCGCCTCCGGAGTGGATCCGGCGATCAGCGGGGCCTACGCCGAGCTCCAGGTGCCCCGGGTGGCACGGAACAACGGGCTGCCCGAGGATCGGGTGCGGGAGCTGGTCCGGCGGCACACCAGCGGGCTCGGCGTCGGGGTGCCGGTGGTCACCGTGCTGCCACTGAATCTGGCGGTTCAGGATGCCGCCAGTGGGTGA